Part of the Phaseolus vulgaris cultivar G19833 unplaced genomic scaffold, P. vulgaris v2.0 scaffold_20, whole genome shotgun sequence genome, TGGGGTTCATACTCACTTAGCGtgggatagaggccaaccctgagaAGTGCGCTGCGATTCTAGCCATGAGGAGTCCGATCTCAGTGAAAGAAGTTCAACAGTTGATAGGGTGGATGGCCGCTTTGTCCCGATTTGTATCAGCAGGAGGGgataaggggcatccctattttcagtgtttgaagagaaacaacaaatTCGTATGGACCAAGGAATGTGAAGAATCGTTTCTCAAGCTAAAGGAATACCTAGCCAGCCCCCCAGTACTGTGCAAGCCGCAGCTAGGTACCCCGCTCCGTTTGTACTTCGCCATCACAGATCGGGCGACTAGTTCGGTCCTCCTCCAAGAACAGGATCAAGTGCAGAAGCCAATATATTTCGTCAGCAAAGTTTTGCAAGGGCCTGAAGTGAGATACCAGGCCATAGAAAAGGCTGCCCTAGCGGTAGTGTTCTCAGCACAaaggctccgccactacttccaAAGTTTCACCATaatagtgatgacaaacctccctattcGCAAGGTCTTACAAAAGGCCGATGTGGCAGGTCGAATGGTGCGTTGGGTGGTTGAGCTATCAGAGTTCGATGTGCAATACGAGCCAAGAGGACCTATCAAAGGCCAGGTTTATGCTGACTTCTAGTACAGATCTCCTCGACAGCCACAGACCAAGAGGAAGCAGATTTCATATGGGTCCTCTCCATAGACGGGTCCTCCAACCAACAGGGTAGTGGGGCTGGCGTCAttctggaaggaccaaatgggttgTTGATCGAGCAGGACCtacgttttgccttcaaggctagtAACAACCAAGTTGAGTATGAGGCcttgatcgcaggaatgttgctagccaaAGAGATGGGTGCTAAGAGTTTGATGCAAAGAGTGATTCCCTGTTAGTAACAGGGTAGGTTACGGGAGAAtaccaagccaaggacccgcagatggccaCATACCTAGAGTATGTCCAGATCTTAAAGGAGACTTTTGCGGTGTTCGAACTAGTACACGTCCCAAGagaacaaaatgcccgagctgacttgctagtaaagctcgccagttcaggcaagggggcaAATAGAGGAAAGTTATGCAGGAGATCCTAAGGACACCTCGAACCACCACAAGTTGCACAATAGAAGTCCAGCAAATAAACACCACGGAAGGCGTTATGAGAAGTCACCGGTCGCTGACCCAAGAAACATTGAAAACACCCAGAATAAGAGCGTATAACCTATCAAGGGAAGAGTCGTTGCATATTTGCCTAATCGAAGAAGACGAAACCTGGATAACACTCTACAGACACTACTTGGCTGATAGGGTAACTCCCGCTGCATCCCACATAGACTAGGATAGTCAACAGGAATTCGAGCAGGTATACCCTTGTGGATGGGAATTTGTTCAAACATGGGTATACACATCCTATCCTGATTTGCGTAAGTGGTGAACAATGTACGCGCATCATgacagagctccatgaagggatatgtgggagCCACATTGACGGTCGGGCTCTCTCATCAAAAATCATTCGCacaggatactactggccgatcatgagggaagattgcacaAGGTATGCACAacgatgcaagcagtgccaacgGCATGCTGACTGGCACAATGCGCCCTAGAGGAGTTACGATCGATTCACAGCCCATGgtcgtttcatacctgggggatCAACATTTTAGGACCATTCCCTCTAGCAGTGCGACAGATGAAGTATCTTGTGGTTGCCATTGAATACTTtacgaagtggatagaggtcGAGCCAATTGTGCAAATCACAGCTTACAAGATCCAAcactttgtatggaagaacatagtatgCCGTTTTGGAATCCCAAAATGCTTGGTGTCcgataatggcacccagtttgcaagccaacagttgggcaagTTGTGTACAGAGCTTGGAATAAAGTAGGTGTTTGCATTAGTCGAtcacccccagacgaatgggcaggtcgagtctgccaactgagttctgctcagaggtctgaagagaagacttgaaaaagccaagggaactTGGGCAGAAGAGGTTCCTAGAatcgtgtgggcttaccacaccactccccagtTCACAACCAAGGAAACACCttttagcttggtgtatggttcggacgcgatgattcttGTAGAAATCTAGCAGAGTTCACCATgtttccaaaacttcgtggccgaagaatccaacgaaaaagaaaggtgaacctagatctactggatgaagtcagggaggaagcacgtATCAAGCctgaagccttgaagagaaggctggagtacaagtacaactctAAGTTGAGACCTTGACAGTTCCAGGTTGCCGACTTGGTAATGCGAAAGGCCCACCCCTACCAACTAGAGAACAAGTTATCTCCTAAGTGAACTGGTCCATTTCGTGTGACAGAGGCGCTTGGGAACGGAGCATACAAGCTCGAGACCCTAGAAGGTGGGACGATTCCTTGAACCTGGAACGGagcaaatttaaagttttatttcagttaattaTTTCATTGTACGCTGTTTAGGAGACAccctttttcttttatcagggttttttaatgaggtcacccaataaaatttcAGTTGAAAAGATATATTTGCAAGTGTGTTGTACAGTGCAGCTAGTTAAAAATCTCCTTTGGGAAAAATACCAAGACTGAGAATAGTAaggttcttagtgagcctccctcttgtgcAAGAACCAAGGTTGAGATCAGttagtgaacctctcccttgagaAAAAACGCCAAGATCGGGAATAGTAAGGTTGTTAGTAAGCCTCACTCTTgtgtgagaacgccaaggttgagaAGAGTATGGTTCCCAGTTAAAtatctcccttgcctttatacgccaagATCGAGATTAGtaaagtgaacctctcccttgtctTTGTAAGacaaggtcgagaacagtatggttcccAGTTAAAAACCTCCCTTGCCCCTATGCGGCAAGGTCGACACCAGtaaagtgaacctctcccttgtctTTGTAAGGCAAGGTCGATAACAATATGGTTCCCAATTAGACCTCCCTTACCCTTATGCGGCAAGGTCGAGACCAGtaaagtgaacctctcccttgtctTGTAAGACAAGGTCAAGAACAGTACAGTTCCCAGTTAAATATCTCTcttgcctttatacgccaaggtcgagatcAGTAAGGCGAACCTCTCCCTGGTCTTTACACGCCCAGGTCGAGAGTAGCATGGTTTGAAACAGGATGTCTCCCTTGTCCTTATGCACCAAGGTCAAAAACAACGAGCAAACCTCTTCCCTATCTTTGTATGCCCAAGATGAGGTCAATCAAGGGTTCGAGCAAACATCACCCCTACCTTAATGCGTCAAAGATCGAAAAAGGGTAAGACCAAGCATATTGGTAAAGAAGCGTGCTACTCGGGTACAGACAGTCATAAAGGCGTTGATTAGCAAGGTTAAAtccaaggcagatgaagtagcTGACAACAAACACAAGAGACAAGtcgaaagaagaaaaagacttcaTAAATAGATATATATGTACAGATTAGTCAAATGTTCGTTTGGttacaaaataaatacaaaGGGGAATCACCGCTAATCGGCATCCACTAGCTTCCCATCAGCGATAGTCTTTGTCAGCCTAGTTTGGGATAGATCCACCTCAGGATGCACATAGGCAACCTGGGTCATGGCATCCTCAAACCCTGCTGCATAGGACTCCGCGACATCTCGGGTGAGCTCATCCTTGGTCTGTAGGAAGAGTTCGTCCTTGCGGACCAACTCCTCCCTCAGCTTGGCCATCTCCTCGTCAAACTTGGCCGATTTTTCCCTCAGCTGGGTCACCTCTTCTTCCTTACTTCCAAGTTTCCCTACCAAGGTCATCTAACTCCGCCCGAAGGTCACCATTCCTAGAATATAGCCTCAAGGCTTCTTGAGACTTCTCGAACAAGATCTTCTTAGTATCTCGATCGGCTTTATGATGCTCATCCACCTCTAAGGCCATACCGGTTGATCGGCGTTTGAGCTCCGTGATCTCGAGGATATCCTCCTCCCCTGCCTTCTGCATTATGAAGAGAAGAAGGCTGAACCCCACAAGGATCTCCCCAAGGTGCGTTGACTCATGATCCAACAAGGGGTCCTCCCCCAAGCTCTCCAGCCTTGCTTGGGTTTGAAAGGAGTGCAATGCTTTTTGGACGAAGGGTGGCAGATGGGCGTAGGAGTCACCCTGGTCACCTCCCGTGGCACTCTACCCCCTACCTTCTTGCACCATGATGTCACGGGGTGAAGAGGTACTAGGAGGATGCTCCCTATACGAATGAGCTTGACCCTTTGAGCCCGATGGCGCAGGAACAACAACATCGGCCTTGCGCTTTCTCTTGAAGATGAGGCCTGAGCAGGTGTCCTCATCTTCAGAATCGGTAGCCTCGGTGACCTCAGCCACCCCTTTTAGCCTTTGGTCTACGAGGGAAGGGGCAGAAGGGCCAGGGGAAATCTTAAGTTGGGCCGCCATAGCAGCCAATTGCCTCCTcgttgttgaacaagatgccttgatgtctccaaatccaagaggaaagcttgaagaccttgctgctgggtgtgtgtgtgttgtcaaGTTGTttaaaacttgttaattcactccttaagttaatccaagttcatttgaatctttaaccttttgaaaatatgtgttttcTAAGAAGCTGTCAAAAAtttaacaggttgttttaccttagctgtttttgaaaaacttggttgactttgctgtcaaaccaaaacaatcgattgtttcgacaaaacaaccgattgttttcctgcaaaccttaacaaaattctgttaagcggttttaatatgttttaaatgatcctaactaacttggctcctttattaaatgcttttgaccacttggtgggtctatataaaggtggttttacgctcctaatcttggtgtaacagaaagagtttatcaaaaaagtttttccaagatttgaaagagctttggatcattcttaagtgtgtggaataggattgggttgtaattctgaactttaagctttgtaatacccaggtgtattctattcccttcttccttgattactgtatttctgtatttgtgttgccaaggaatgttgtgtgttcttgaggtgttcaagatcaacattcttggtgtggtttgccaaaggtagtgtgtttcttgaggggttcaaggtcactactttggtgtgtggtgtttgtaatctggttttgattgcatagtggaatacccagtggtttctggggactggatgtagctcttggtgtaagagtgaaccagtataaattgcttgcgtgcttatctcttacccttaactctttaaattttgtttttaagttgtttttataaactgctgataaaaacaaccgattgtttcaacaaaacaaccgattgtttttctgatatcatcttaaaacagttttgggtatttgtttccttgattcttttctctatAATTCatcattgattttcattataccttcaaggtttgcgaaaatccctcttaaacaattcacccccccccctcctTTAAggcatatattctaacactctTTTCAACGCTAAACACTAAGCAGAAACAAggaaggggggggggggtaccAATGTAGCCCTTAAGAGACTTAGGGTTGTACTCGAGCTTGATCAACTCGACGGTGCTAAACACCACTCCCAGGTCGGAAAAGAATTTGCACACCTCTCGTTCCCGTGTGGGTAAGTCCTCGAGGCACCTGGGTTTCTTGAGCCCCGGTTCTTTCACCCAGTAAAGAGGGAACCCATCCAAAAGAGTGGGGTCAAATTTGCTGCAACAATCTttaaagaacttccctttgagGCCCTTGTACGATTGCTAGAAGAGGGACAACAATACTCTTCCAGCAACCCCGTTGAAGCTCACCCACAACTTCTTCCGTGGACTCTTGGCCTCGAAAAAATAGAGAAAGACATCCACCGACGGCATATGACCAAAGTGGTCGCAGAGGATGGAGAAGGCCCTAACAAATGCCCAGTtgttggggtgtagctgggTAGGGGCCACATTGACTTCGGTAAGGAGGGCGCGCTCGAATCCGGTAAGGGGTAGGCGAAGTTTGATTCTCTTGAGGATAGTGGagtaaatgaaataaaaagggCCCTCTGGGTCTGACGACTCATCAGCGCACACGGGTTCACCTTTCCCACAGGGCATGACCTTCACGAACTTGTCATGCTCCTTCCCAAAGACACGAGATTTAGAGCAGGTCTCACCCTTCTTATACTTTGCTATACTCTCAAAGGAGGTGAGGCTAGAGGTTTCAGCTAGAAGATCGTTAGGTGCCCAGTGGTATAAGGATTTATAGTTGAAGGAAGGAGTTGGGTTTGGAGTAGGTTTCGTTGGAGCCATCCTAAGGAGAGAAGCTaaaaaaggagaaggaaaaagaagaaaaacacagAATTCAGAGAGGGAAAGGTGCACACTTCAGAACATTTGAACAACAGAGAAGCATGAAAACGAAGAACAGTAATCATAAAATGCGAAAAACCTAAACAGTccaaaaacagttaaagcataCCAAGAGCATCGGAATGATAAAACGAAGGAGATGATGAAGTAAAAAGCATACCTTGGAGTTATTGCGCTTTGAGGGGTTAAGGTGGTTAAGAGAGGAAGACAGAGCATTCTGGGAAATGAAAGGGTTCGAAAAATGCTTAAGTGGAAGTAATGAAGTAGTTAAAGGACCGTAAGGGTTGAGGGGTTTAAGGTATAAGAGAAGCGCAGCGGCAACGAGCCTCAACCGTCGATCTTGCTACGTGTACACTGATAGAAAAGTATGGTGAAATGTCACCTCAGCGCACTGTGCACATCCTGTCACTCGTtcgccacgtaggtcgccgagGACGATCACTAAGCCTCTTCGCtaaaacaagttacagctcgagcctgggggcttgtgtattgGCCAGACCTCAAACATTGACATCAAAGATGGCATCAGACATTGACATCGGACCTCGGTGGTCTGGTCGCATtaatgggccacgtaagtgGGCCCCATAAATAATAATGAGCTATCGTCCAGACATAAGAAAGACCTAAGTCATGGGAGGGTCCATGCATGCGGTGTGTATAGTACGTTTAGGTCCTAGCACAAGTattccttggaggcgctaaggcccatgagggttagggtttccaaggaaagacttcatgcatggcacgtgaatacttagggcacctaTAGAACAAATGGCCCCCACAACgttggtgcatgagttggtaccctagcGGCTATACTGCTAAGATTTTGCACTCCAAAAGAGGAAAGTCATGTGCGGCGGCTACGCTAAGCTTGTGCAACACGCAACTGGACGCCTTACtagtaaccctaattccacttaaggaaagatcCTCGTGGGACAGGGAAGTTGACCTATATACAagctatataaagggtggtaagaaccctaaaaaggtacgttgtttctaagactgagaCTGTTTTacatacttattgtttcttagccTAGTATTAACTttatcgtcggagtgcaatcaaccgGTAGGgtcccctctgtttcaacggagccactctCAGTCACCCAAGGAGAGAGAAGAGACCGCTAGAGATAGGAGGAGTCACCatctgcctttgaagtcaacggCGGCTGAGTCAACTAGCGAGAAcaattattgttttattaatgaagtgattatattaattaattgattttatgTATATAAGTAATATTAAATTAACACAAATATTCTTAgattaaaaattttattaaaatgatgaaaattaataatttattattttgtgtaaCTAAACCTTAATCGTAAATTAAAAGAGTATCTTCTATAAATCTTGCAATATCAATAACAGCTTCATTGCagaaatgtttttattatttagttgattatttatattatacttAAAAAGAAATGTAAAGTTgaagtatatatataataataatcttcCTGAATGTAATTACACTTAATATTTCCCctgaattattttaataattttttatttacatgtgcattttaaatattaataatctatattcaaatataaaaatctatCTGGTTATAGTCTATTAATGTCAAGTGTTTAAAtataataagttaaatttatttttacttttttaatctGTTCTTTAATGAcacaaaaaaatccaaaattttcaaaatattattaaaaaattagaatcATTCACATTATTTATACGTTAacacttttttaaaattaattaatacgTTTTTAAAACACGATCAACTTCATAATTATCATataataaatcattaaatattcataaaattttaatttcaataaattacatattatattttgtgtaatttcattcaatattGTATTAACATAACTATAGCAATAAACACCCATGTTCAATGATTTATTGTAATgtgaattgaattgaattgaacttttttttatcttcaaattgACTCTATTATAACAACAGAAATAAACACCcatgtttaattatttattgtgaTGTGAATTGACttttattattgatatctaTTTTATTATAACGTGAGTATTTCAGACTGGACATTAAAACAAGTACACATAACACGTTATGAAAGCAATTTAGAAAAACAATGCAAGTTGATGAACCAATTGGATAACACaatcttgaaaataaaatatcaatatttgttAACTTTAATGTTGGTGCCGTTTGAATCTCATTGGCCAGAAACAGATATTTCCACAGTATCACTAGGTCGGACTAGGAAGAAGCATCCAAAAGCAATTTGTGTTGGGGATACTATTTCTATAATCAACAAGACATTaataagttatattttttttatcataaaaaaacaaatgaataaataagAGGTTTTTCAGGATATCTCAACCCGTATACTAAAACCTACCTTACGTTCGAAAAAACTGACTACTCCTCTCAAAAAGAGGAGTTCCTAAGAAAAATAACAGTCCTCATACAAATCATTGTCTCAAGGCACCAAtcagagaaagaaaaacaagcGTTTCACGCTTTGCACACTATCCATGACCCTGCCTTTACCTGCGACATAGCAAAAATTTCAATAGGATCAATCCTGCTGCTTCTAAAAACCTTTCTATTCATGTGTTTCCACAGTTCCCCTACCACTGTTATCCACACTCCCCTCAGACCTGATTCACACTTTCTGTAACCCCACGCATCCTAAAGCTTAAGAAATGATTTTTCGGATCCCTATGGCTCGTTGAGGCCGTCCCCACCCATTCATGACACTTGACGGCAAATATTGGTGATTTGTCCTATCCCCACCTTACCAGATTTGCTTTATGTTTCACCACTACTAAATAACTAAATCATCatactttatttaatttgtaaattCACATAACTTCACATTACATAAATTCCTTAACACCCAGTAACTCACactttaaatagttttaaatctTTAGGTCTTAGAAGTTCTTACAATAAACCATACAAAACATAGTTTTAATTAGAAGCTGTATTCTAATCATACACAATTTTACTTAAATTTTCTAATTACATTTAATTAAAGTTGTATTCTAATCATACTAAACattattcattattataataagAGTCTTATAAGTTGACAATTATGtatcaatattttattctaatgaaacaattttaaaatttattatgaaataaaagttatatatattttaatttgcaaTTGTGTGAaagtaatattttctttattttaacttaattcggttgattttgatcttctaaCTATCCTCAATAtcttatatgttatttttttatacgtGCTTTTACCATAGATGAAAATGTATACTACtaattttatatactaattATTGGTTTATattcgattttttttttaaaatatcacgtttaaattttataaataaaaaatattaaatttaccaaAATTTTCGCTATATTCATAAAAGCAATTTCACAGTCAACACGTTGTATTTTCTTCATATTCCTTCAATGACCAAAACatgattgttttttaattttaaaatctctcaaaaacatataaaaaaataaataaaaatcaaagcaCACATTTAATAAGGAAACAATACAGCAAGTTCATTTTTGTCTTAAAAGCTAAATGGAAACAATACAGAGACAACTCTGTACTATTTATCTCAAGAAAAACTGCAAATGTCTCACTCACTCCACTCTAGCAAACAACCCCCTTCCATCTTGCTAGGCCTAACTAAACATGTTTAGGCCTAACTTCTATTCCTTCAAGAATGAAACCGTGTTTCCACATATTGCTGGTTGTTTCCTTGACTTTCATATGCAGTTCATCTTCTTCCAGGCCTGAATTCAAGAACTCTCCCATCTCAATCTCCAGCCACCCATCGGTTCTCACATTTGGACGTTGCAGTCCCCGGAAACTGTCATTCAGTTCGTCATCTTCTAAGCTGGGATCCAAACAAACATTTTTGCAACTCTCAATGCCTCCAAGAATACCTACTGATAACATCACAGGATGGTGGTGAAACCCGTTGGCATCGATCATCTTGAACACTAGAAAAGCTGCGTAGAGAGTGTTTGGGGACAAGACGCGGGTGTTTATCTTCCCACTGATCTCTAACCAGCACACAGCATAAAGCCTGGCAACTTCTTCGAACCTGCATGCTTGCAAGGCAACAACACAATAACGGCACAAAGTTAAAGACATGCAGAACACTtacgaaaaaaataaaatccatgATGGAAATAAGAAATTGTTCTGGCTAGAGCTTTGTTAATAATAAACAGTTCTCAATCACAGAGCAAAAGAAAGAACAATGAATGGAAAAGAAATAACAATATCAGGAATACAATCAGATATGTGAACCCCGAAACATAATATCTAACTTTATTTTGACATCATATTTTCTGGGTTCACAACATTACTAAGAAAAACGAGAGAACTGTTTTATTGAACAGTAACATCAACCACACTAAAATCACCTGTTTATTTTCATAGAGTTTAAACAGATTCTGTGTACACCTCAAGTGAAAACAATTTAAGACAGTTAACATTATATATAGTCTAAAATTTTATGAGTAGATGTTCTCATGCGACAGATGCTTACATCAAACATGTACACATCACTAGACACACTCGTACGCATCAATATACAGAACTCTCTTCATAATCAATTTTTATTCTCAAACGAAATGAAAAATTCATTGATTCTGAGCAATATTTAAACTCAGATCTTGTAGAGACTTAGTAAACACATTCATAGAATTATCATATGAAAGTACCTTCACAATTTTTACCTCTCTAAACTCAATAAGTCCATAACGTCTCTAATGAAATGTATGTAATATAATATCAACGTGTTTAGTTCTCTCCCAATATATTTAGTGATCAACTAATCATAATGAATAGTTAGAGTCTTGCATGATACCCAACTATGCTACCATCACCCTTCTTTACCCCTTTCAGAAGTGCAATATCCTTTGTAAAGCCATCATTGATTGTAAATTGGGTTTTCAACAAGTTGTAATTCTAACCAATGTTAACACGTATTTAGAAGTAGACTTTCTCCTATCCACATTCCCTACATAATCTGCATATACAAAACCTTCAATGACTCTACATCGATACTCTTTGTTCACGTATCTTAGCACTTTTAAAGTCTCCCTATAAGCACATCCATGATCTTCCCTAGAATTGCTAACAACATTAACAACGACATTAACAAAATCAGTAAGATCTTATTCCATATATGATGCTTCCTCCTCCATTAGATAGAGTAGTCTTCATCTTTCACTCTCTTCTAAACAAATAGTTTGGGTAatagaaagctttgtgtgagaTCCCAAAAAATGTAATTACATTTTAAACCTTTCAACAGCTCTCTTCAAATATCTTTGTTGAGACAAAAGTAATTTTCTTTGATATCTGTTCACAGTATGCATTTTTTGAATCAAGATCTTTCATgtcaaactttaaatttattttttcttttaattttctatcTTATCTTTACACTAGTTAACTATAAAAAAAGTCGTCTATATGTGAAAGTAAGTACTTTTTTCTGAGAGATGTACTCTTGCTTATTATAAACTACTAGACAACAATTTAACGCCAGTAGATCAGTGATAAAGATATTTGTTAGATGTCAAACAACATTAGTTCTTACCttcaattatttttacatatatataaattaatacacaaataaaaataattctttttaattttagtatattttatatatttaacacTCTAAAAATGTTTGTAGATACACAAAAT contains:
- the LOC137817210 gene encoding F-box protein PP2-B10-like, which encodes MTEQELPEGCIAHILSYAATPADVATLSLVSKAFASAAEYDTVWDRFIPSDLSSFIPSSSTSKKALYLALSDNPTIIDQGKKSFQLEKQSGNKCYMISARDLHVIWGGTSQYWEWIKLPESRFEEVARLYAVCWLEISGKINTRVLSPNTLYAAFLVFKMIDANGFHHHPVMLSVGILGGIESCKNVCLDPSLEDDELNDSFRGLQRPNVRTDGWLEIEMGEFLNSGLEEDELHMKVKETTSNMWKHGFILEGIEVRPKHV